TGTCTGACCAGCATGTACTAATAATATATATGTATTATATATCTGTATTTGTATTAAAAAAGGAAAGAAATCACTTGGATCACAGATGATGCTATATCCATCACGGAAGCAGGAAGTTAGAAGGCACAAGAGGTCAGTTCGCGGCAAGGTTATCCTCGGACCTTGCACTTTTAGGCTGTTATCTCGATCCGTCGATTTGTTAAAAAAATCTCGATCCGTCCATCGGAGCTGAGGAGTCACGGTTCACGGAACATGACGCCCCCTGACTGACTGTTGACGCCGGCGTGACGGTGACGCCCTAGTTTTGGTGGCCGGTGCCCTGCTGCCTCCGGTCACTCGTGTGCAGTTTGCATTTTGCACGACCACGTAGTCACAGGGGCTCGCTGATTCACTATTTCTCCCTGGTAAAATTTAATCTTCTACTCTTCGTCTTATTATAGAAAATTATTATCTACTTTCatagctactccctccattccactttataagatattttgattttttaTATACATTACTTTTATTATGCATAATCTAGACGTAGTGTATatataagtgcatagcaaaacttATGTATctcgaaaagccaaaacgtcttataatttgaaatggagggagtatttgctAACATCACAAACAACAAATTGATTAATTATTTAGCATTGTGTTTTTTAATATTTATGCTCTTCTGAAGAGAAACTCTCTCAGTTAAACTTTTCGAAATAAAGAGGCACAAAGTGTATCAATGGTttatgagcatctcaaattggTGTTACTTCTACCCGTGGCAACAGCAAGTGTTGAAAGTATTTTCTGCAATGGTTTTAGTGACAACAAAGTTACGAAATATGGTGGAGATAGTCTTTTAGATGATTGTCTAGTCACTTTCACTGAGCGGAATATTTTCTTTGaagttggtgaagatgatataatcaagATATTTATGTCCCTTCCAAAGCGTCAAATAAAATAGTCAGAAATAGAGTTGTAAGTCTCTTGTACTCTTTTACTCCTATATTTCAATTATCGGTATgacttttgaactatttatattgtatttagtgGATGGTTTTAACTTAACTAATCCATAAATTTAAGCCTTATTGTGTTATTTAGTGCACTTATACCGAATCATATAGTCGATTTTATAATTATTACTGAATTATTAATATGGATTTACCGAATTATATATGAAAATTTTTAGGCGGCATACCCTGAtctaaaatcctagattcgccactggtTCCATTGCATAACGTGAACAATCGAAAATACATACATGTATTTGATTCGGCAACTCGCGGCCGGTAGACAAACGCCGCCTGTTAATCTACGTATTCGCCGGCCGTATATATGCGCGAATTCTAGAATATTCTGTACCATGTACCGAGTCGCGCAGCGCCCCACCGACTGAGTTGGTGTACAATTGTACAGAGAATACATGGCACTGACCGACGTACATACGAGCTTTACAGCTGGTTACGGACGTATACAGGCGCACGTACGTATTATAAAGGCACCTGTTAGCTTTCTCCTATTTGCACATCGCGAGCACACCTACGTGCATGCATGAACCTGTATATAGATGGGCAACGGGCCGGCCTAGCCCGGCACGGCATGGGCCTATGCCAGACACACCTGCTAGGGCATGGCATGAAAGGGCTCGCCGGGCCATCGGGCCATGCCACACCAGTCCATCGTGCTTGgccgacggcccaggcacggtcATCCGGGCCACTTTCCGTGCCAGGCTAGCCCACAAAGCACGCCGTCACCAGCGGGACAGGCCAGCCTGAGACCCCAAAGGGTGTTGCGCAGAGCCGCAGAGGTGTGAGACCGTAGAGGGGAGTGGAGGCGTCGGCGAGGGTAGAGTGGTGGTGCAAGCCGAGGAGAGGTGGCGGTCGCCCCCATGGCCAGCGCGGCTCAGGGAAGGAGCTGTTGCGCAGAGGTGCTCAGCGACCAGGACGCCATGACCGATACTCTAGCCCCTATGGCTGGCACACTTGAGGCCGTGGCCGGCGCAGCCGGCGCCTTGCGCGCTCGCTGTCAGTGAAGAGCCGAAGAGGAAGCCGGGTGGAGAAGTTCACGAGAGGGGAATGCGGCCTCACGCGGCTCGCTGTGCGGCGCGGTGTCGGGGGATTGGGAACGAGCCGCGCCATGCAGCGCGGGAGGGGAAGTTAGGGGGATTGGGGTCTTGTTAGAGTTAGGGTTAGTATAGGAAGGTGGTTGGTGGGCTCTTAGCAGGCCAGGGTGGTCACCGGGCCGCCACCGGACCTGTTTTCAAATAGCAGGCCGTGTCGTGCCGCCAACGTGCCTAAGTGGCGGCCCAGGCACCGCCCTATGCATCGGGCCGCGTCAGCCCGGGCCCGCTCAGCACTGGGCTGGGTTGTGCTCGTGGCGGGCTTTGGACCGGGCTGCCGGGCCTCAGGCTGCATGCTCATATATAAACCTGTAGCACGTAGAAGCTTATTAGCTTCTTTCCAATACATGTACGTGAACAAACACGTACATTTCCATATATTTTATCACTAGCACACACAAATACATGCATACTCGTGCATATGGAGGATTTTGAATTGACAAAAATCCATCAAACATACTGGACCCACCAGCCAGGGTCCGATCCCTCCcgaagccagagtccggtcactgatttttaagggtgttagcactcactagaatctaaatgcatatgcaatgatagAACATCTattggtactttgataaccgcatttcacaaTAAATTTGGCtcctcttcatagtacggctatctatacTAAACCCACTCACACGCACTTGGTGTCTTGAGTGGTAAAACAAAATGACCCTATCAAAtacacctttgtcttgagctcattttatttttctttttcttctttttcaaataAGGAGCACTTGATGTTCACTTAGGCCATTACCATCACCATGatcatcatctagctccaccacttggtgtgtaccaaccTAACTCATGTTCATCACTCAATGACAAGGTTAGTACactaggttttatcaattaatcaaaatcaaactagggctttcagaggTGAGGGCAGATCCGGTGAGGCAGCGATAGTTCTGGCAAGTGAGCTCTCAGATCCAACGAGGCAGTAGCGGATTCGGCGAGGTGAGTTTGGGTCCTCTCGATTTCACACTTTCCTATGCCCAGTCCCCTGCCTATGACTACCCTCACGTCCTCTATTTCTGTCGCTCTCCTTAATAATAGGGCCGATCCCTCTGTTGCTCTCCTCACTAATAGGGCCTGGGTCAACGACGGCAGCGGGCTCGGGACACTACCATGGAACTGAATATCCTTGAGGGTCAAAAACCCTCAAGGAAAGCCCCAAAACCGCCAAGGAAATAACTCATGGCGGCCAACACTTAAGGAATGTCTGCCAGGGGTAGAGAGACAGGGAAATACCTATTACCTTGAGTGCCGACCGCCACAAATCAATTCCTTGAGAGTTGAACCGCCAAGGAAATAAATAAGCTGTCAGATTTTTAACACCGCCAAGGAAATGTAACAACACTCAAGTATATGTATTTTCTTTAGGGTTGACCAGTCCCACCAAGGATATATAGATGCCCCCAAGGATATATATTTTCTTTCGGGTTTATTATCGCCAAGGTATTTGCCTGAGCATCCAAGGTTATATATTTTCTTGAGAGTTAGTACCATAAAAATGAACCATAAAAAAATTAACTTTATCTGAGGGCTCACACCCTCAAGGAGTGGCATGGATCGGTGGCGGTGGGCTCGATAGGGTGGGGATGGCATGCTTAGTGGCGGCAGAAAAGCGAGCACAACGAATGGGCCTTTGGTTTAATGGTAGGATAGTCCAGTGGGACGCTATCCACCAGGGTTCAAAATAATCCTGGTGTtgcattttttttgaatttttccaaaaaaattagGATACACGCACGCGTGCGGGTTCGATGCGCGTTTCCCGCGTACCGAAGGCTAGGGAGCCCCCATCTCTTTCTTTGTGTGTGTATATACGCACACGCGTGTGTACGTGTGGTGTAAGTGTGGAGTGTAAGGCGAGCACACGAGCGTGGGGGCAGCGCTCCCCATCGAACGGAGGGATGCGGAGTAACAAAACCCGCAACCCATTGCGACCGCACTTGAGCCCAGCATCATGTGTGGTGACACGTGCTCAGTGAcgcttttttttttgaatttataGAGAGGACCATATGTCCATTTTGCTGTTCTCAATTGATATTGACCATGTGAGGTAGACGGATGTAATGCATGTAAACCCATTTCGACAGCCTATGTAAGGGCTTGTTCGGTTGTTCCGGAACAGCCCAGGAACTATTGCTGCTGATAATGGttattcaaattaacaaagcaATCCGGCTAGGAATCAATCTAGAAGATCATTCCGTAGCAACCTAACATGCCCTAAATCTATTATGTGGTAGTGATACACAAAAAAGAGATAAGACTATAAGAGATGGGCCAGATCTGATCCGTAGTAGTCTATTAGATATGATCCTTTGGCTAATTGAACCAGCAATTCTTTAACCAGCGCTAGAGCAGCAGACAGTTGATGGACGAGTGGGTGGACGTAGCAGTTCAGCTCTTGTCTCAGCTAGTGGGCTCCACCACAACACCCACTCCATTCTCCTCGTCCCATTCGCATACGGCATATGCATCCACGTGCCCAGCTCACTGATGACGTGGAGGATGGAGTGGAGCGGTTGCTGATGATCAGGTCAGAGCGGCTTCCTGTGGTTGGAGGAAGCCATGAGGAGGACCATGGCGATGGTGAACATGAGCAGCATGCTGGCCAGCAGCGTGTACGTGCGGCGCGACGACCGGCGGTACTCTCCGAACAGCACGACGCCCCAGAAGGTGCTGACCAGAGGCAGCGCCTGCACGGAGTCGGCGGCGGCGTACCCCGCCGCCTGCCCCGCCATGAACGTGAAGGCGTTCCCGAGCCCGCACACCATCCCCGCCAGCATCGCGAGCGCCCTGCCCTCGCCGCCGTCCCGGAGGTAGGCGGCCACGGTGGAGCTCGGCACGCCGGCCATGATGGGCCGGTAGAGGAACCACACGTTGAGCGCCGCGCTGACGGCGAGGCAGGCCAGGGAGAAGTAGAAGTAGGCCGTGTACACCACCAGGTGCGgcacgccggcgccggcggggaGCTCGTGCCACTGGTCGTTGGTCGCCAGGTTGAACGCCGGCGCGAACAGCGCGTAGAAGACGCCCGCGAACACCACGATCCCGAGGCCCAGCAGCGTGTGGGATCCCAGCACCTGTTGGGGGGATCCAGATTTGATTTTGGACGACATGATCAGATCGAATTGAAGCTTTTTTTATCAATGAATTATGATTGAGATTTTGTTGTTCCACTTCCACCTACTTTAATTGACCTCTTCTCCTCCAGATCAACCAGGAACTCTGCCGTTCCTGCCTCTACTTTCTCCAGGGCCTGAGTAGCCTCTGCTGCGTCCGGCTTTGCTTCTTCTGGATCCTTTGGCATCTCTGCCAATCAAAATATTCAGATGAACAACACTATACTACTGTACAAATGTTTCAGATTAATACTGACAAAATTGTTTGGTTTGTTGATCCAACTGCTACCTTTATCAAGGAGGTGTTTGGTGAGATCCTCATCTGCAGTGTTCCTATAGAAAATTGAAGAAACCACACTTCATCTTGTTCAGATGCAGATGGTGTAGTGGCAATAATGCGCATGGACTGAAACTGAGAGTGGAAGAAAACTGTACAACCTTGTGTTTTTGCTGTAGTTCGCCAAGGAGTTTGCCAGCTTTTCCTGGTTGTCGGCGGCATTGGAAGCGTGGACAAGTGACCCAAGGATGGCCGCAATCAGGAAGCAGCCGACACCAGGAAAGAGGATCTCGGCCTTATTGATCCGGCCGTCGAGGAAATAGTTGAGCGTCGTCCCTGGAAAACAAGTTTCAGttccatgatgatgatgaattgatgATATTCAGAGTTTCAGACTCTGAACAATTGAGTCCAGAATATCTATCTTACGCGTCGAAAGGCgtcgtctcaaaaaaaaaaagtccagAATATCTTCAGACTCTGAACAGTGTATGTGTACCTATGACGACCTTGAGGCTTGAGGCCATGACTTCAGTGACGGAAAGCCCGACGAACGCCCAGCCGTACTGCGTGGCCAGTGTCCCCAGGCTGAGGGTGACGCCGCCCGCCATCGCAAACAGGACCGACGGCCAGTTGTTCTGCAACTGCAAGTGTTTGAAATGGAAGAAGTCACGAAATGTTAACTGCAGAACGGAGTCGCTTAATTAGCACAAGATGTTCGTTCTTGCTGACAGACAGCAGAACAACCAGAGTTTCGGATATTCATTCAGACATGCATGTTTCCACTTCTTTAGGTCTGAATGATGTACTGAAAGAAAACTGAATGTGACCGAGAGTATTAACTGAAATGGGAAGTGAGCTACTACCTGAGTGAGCTGGGTGAGGAAGTTGGGCGTCTCCGTCGTGTCGGGGCCCATCTGGCCGAAGGTGAGTGCGACGAGCACGGCGGCCAGGAAGTTAGTGACGGAGAAGTCAAGGAACGTGTGCTGGGGCAGCCGGCCCCGGCGCTCCAGCACCGCCAGCACAACCGGCCAGGTGCCCAGGAGCACCAGCGCCACCGCCATCAGCCCGATGGCGCCACTAATGTCCTTCACCAGGTACATCTTGCAGACCAAGCTAAGGACGGACGCCGACGAAGACGACGGCAGGACCAATCAACGAACCTGATGCTAGAAAAACAAACTTTTGTCAGTCACGCTTACTGATTTCTCTTCACAAACGAAATGCAAGGGAATTCGTCCTAAAGAATCCGGAAGTCAGAGGACGTAGGGCTATACTCTAATGAATTCGTCCTAAAGAGTTCAAGTCAAATTCTGCGGCTCAACTGTCCACAAGGCAACGAAGAACCTGTATAACAATAGCTTGTCTCTCTACTCTCTTGTCAAATTAACAAGGAAGGCACGCACTACATATTGATAATTGATTGCAGCATGCTGTTTCTAGATCTAAGATCCTATGAACGCTGCTAGAAGAACAAAATATGTCAAGTTGAAATTCCTATATATAAGCTGTAAAATGCCACTCAACTGCCGGCCGTTTTATCTGGGAAACTCTGAAACTGCTTAAGAAGACAAAAGGAGCTAGACAGAGAAACGCTGAAACTCTGAATCCAAAAAAATATATACGACTTGCAACTCAAAAAGCAAGTTGAATGCACGACTACAAGCCTGCAACTCAAAAAATGTTCATGATAGAACAGAGTATTGTTAGTGTAACATAGAAGATTTTGTTTTTCAGACATGATGTTCAGTCAGTTCTGTAAAAACCAATGTGAAGGGCTACAGATGTACTCCTATGTACACAAAGAAAAGACCTTCGACGATGGACCACAGCAAGTATCATCATGCAGTCTGACACGACAAAGAGCATTTTTGAGCCAAAGAACTGAACTTCAAAAGAGGAAACATTCATCCAACATTGAAAACTATTCGAAACAAGCAAAGAACCTGATGAAACGGCAGAACAAATGTTAAAAGGGATGCCACATACCCAAAAAAAGAAGGAAGAAATGGTTAGAAGAAGCCTTCGAAGCTTTGGTTTTTGAGCTCTCTGCAGCAACGGTAGCGTGGGTGTATATATGTATAGGAGGCTAGTGGTGTGTGTGCCTACAGGCTACAGGCTACAGGCTACTAGTAGTAGCTGTGGATCCACTCTGGAAGGTTCATCGGCAGTGAGCTGGGACTGAACGGATATGTGATGAGGAGAATGGAGATTGGGGGGGGGAGCTGGCGTGGGCCCCGCCGGAGCCACTTTACCAACCCGTATGTGGGGTGTGGACACCACTCAATTATTGTTGGTGAGTGGTGATGCTAATCCTCACCATTTTTTTATATGTTTCTTGTCAGATCTAATACCCATCGCTGACGCAAATGATTTGGCTGTATTACTAGGATAAATCACGTAAATATATATAATTTACATCAAGCAGGGATGGTAGCAAAACGTAGCTTGGCAAGGCAACGGATACCGCTAGTTTAGAGTTTCCTGTAAAAGTAGAATACATGGAAATCGAGTACGGCTGTCAGGCTGGAACGAAATTCACTACTTTTGTAATTATTAGATATGAGCTGTCCTAAATTACAAGTCGTTTTAGTTTTTCTACATATGTAGTTTTTGTTATACACCTAAATATATAATTTATCGGGATACATAATAAAAATTGTGTATCTAAAAAACCAGTATAAATCAAAATGGAGGGAATATAGGAAAAAATATTATCATGTTCATAGACCATGAACGCCGCCTATGCACCATCAAAACAAATTAATCCTGGGTGTCCTAACTTTATAATCCCCGTTCATTTCATGTCACTTAGAGTACTCTCGGTGGCGCGTTTCATTGCGCTGTTTCAAAAAGTGTCATATCAGTTTTACAGGTTTTAGTTGATAAATGAAGTAGCTTCTTTCGATATATAAATCAATCCCACAGTTTCATAGACTAATCCTAGCATTCAGTGGACCCAGCACTTGATCGTAGCCCGGGCGACTCTCATTGGACTGATCAGGTCACATGTCTTAGAGCTCCCAACAAAAGCAAGCTGCGACGGAGATGCAACATGCAAGGGTGCACCGGCAACGGAGCCCATGGCAGGCGTCCAGGGTCGCCGAATCTCGGGTCCGCCACTCGGGTCCGCCACTGATAGCACTAAGGGGGTGttttggttcgagctactaaactttaatAGCTACTAAAtagtttagtcacttttagtaatttcagagttactagagaggactaaagcccttttagtagcttttagtcatagcgtttggttaaaaagttactaaaatgactaaaagctactaaatttagtacctactaggcgaaccaaacatgccctaaatacTTATACAATATCTTGATCAAATGTAAACTATATAACAAACAGATGAAAATCCTCGTGCATATTAGAATAGtttttgctatacacttagatatatgTTATATCCGGATACATTGGAAAAAGTTACCCATTTAGAAAAGTTAATACTACAATTTATTATTTAAAACGAATTGGTGTTGTGGTCAGTGGTGGTAGAGCCTTACAATATATAGCCACTGTGATGTAGGCTCACATGATGCGGATAGATGTACCTCCGCAAGAGAAGAATTTGGAGCATATTCTACAAAAACGAATATGATGTCTGTAGATTCCATCTATGGTTGCCACATATATATAGCTAGGACCAAATGTAGAGGCCTGGGTCCAACACTACGTCACACGttaaaggatatatatatatatataaattaatcattacttgagaataattatatatacttcagatatatatgaatataaatcaaatataattgcataaagcatacaaacacaccatggtagaggaaaaattaattaatagcttatttatccataaataattaaaatacatatttattgattacaataaacaatttcaaagacaacaattagcaacaattatattttacctaatatctttcatgcaaaccctagttcaatttcatcaaacataaatttacaaaaataaaattaataaaaaaaccaaaccctagatctaaatcTATATGCACATAAAACactcataaaactaactaattgttcactaaaatcaagaaacatggaccaaataagggtatgatcttgttcgcctatctAATTTGCCCAAGtatattcaaaacttgggtctaatttgcttcataagtagctcaagcaccatagaagagagaaaagtaaaactctaattactaactaaccaaccattaaaacttcaaaaaaaatatggaatagcattttcttaccttctacagcctctccaccaaaggatttgacaCCAAAATCTtcctccttagtagagcaatttttggaaggtgcCCACGGCCACTCCACTTTtatttcacgggttggagtgagtgacccaaggaggaagaaggtgctgcagttttTTTATacatgggtcatttgtaggggcagctggtgattaaGCCATCCCTACAAATCGCATGTATTTATACGTTgagaatttgtaggggcggctcaatcaccagccgcccctacaaatagcaacaccaGGGGAGGCTGGTGAgttagccgtccctacaaatctgacccatttgtagaggcggctcgtatcaccagccgcccctactgtttcATTGTAAGGGCGGCTAATTTCGTGGCTCCCGAGCATGTCACTGTAggagcggctccatcaccagccgtccctaaaaaAATTTATCTTGTTggtacaaaccgtttttcacgtagtaaAAATTGACATCCTCCAATGGCTGCAATTCACGGTACAAACGATTGTTT
The sequence above is drawn from the Miscanthus floridulus cultivar M001 chromosome 15, ASM1932011v1, whole genome shotgun sequence genome and encodes:
- the LOC136507864 gene encoding ureide permease 4-like, producing MYLVKDISGAIGLMAVALVLLGTWPVVLAVLERRGRLPQHTFLDFSVTNFLAAVLVALTFGQMGPDTTETPNFLTQLTQLQNNWPSVLFAMAGGVTLSLGTLATQYGWAFVGLSVTEVMASSLKVVIGTTLNYFLDGRINKAEILFPGVGCFLIAAILGSLVHASNAADNQEKLANSLANYSKNTRNTADEDLTKHLLDKEMPKDPEEAKPDAAEATQALEKVEAGTAEFLVDLEEKRSIKVLGSHTLLGLGIVVFAGVFYALFAPAFNLATNDQWHELPAGAGVPHLVVYTAYFYFSLACLAVSAALNVWFLYRPIMAGVPSSTVAAYLRDGGEGRALAMLAGMVCGLGNAFTFMAGQAAGYAAADSVQALPLVSTFWGVVLFGEYRRSSRRTYTLLASMLLMFTIAMVLLMASSNHRKPL